The following are encoded together in the Numida meleagris isolate 19003 breed g44 Domestic line chromosome 19, NumMel1.0, whole genome shotgun sequence genome:
- the ZNF335 gene encoding zinc finger protein 335 isoform X1: protein MEESEVPSSSDAAPQAAREEPSESGVGTSEAVSVSADSSDAAAGPALPCRADDSDVGQSSDRGAVCLEEVSESSSSTDAVPRIYLPDSSSIAQSTLVSSVSTVSQSIMVSESPQVLVHSSVISDGATVVSDSTASTSSDLGSAIDKIIESTIGPDIIQSCIAVTSAEDGGAETTQYLILQGPDDGAPIVSQMSTSALANSLAIEAIADGPTSTCLDQPGPSEQSEALELPAQPDQVREADGGEELDQPDLETLEEMMEVVVVQQFKCKMCQYKSVSKKTLINHMKERHFQPAGSALTFKKGRPRKGGSAPKSAEEEVAEEEEDDDIMDAGAIDDPEEDSDYNPAEDEPRGRQPKNNRTVPTSSEERPRRRPGRPRKFPRLGDVPQDMPEGEEVEPQVTSQSTPSCELQNSEAASSSGLENGTSESLAEPSISQSDSENKDPSSNTGPEEADVVPRRRGRPSRRFLGKKYRKYMGRRYYYKSPKPLMRPYLCRICGSRFLTHEDLRFHVNSHEANDPQLFKCLQCSYRSRRWSSLKEHMFNHVGSKPYKCEECNYTSVYKKDVIRHSTVHSRDRKKRADPPPKLNSFPCPVCNRIYPMQKRLTQHMKTHSTEKPHMCDKCGKSFKKRYTFKMHLLTHIQAIANRRFKCEFCDYVCEDKKVLLNHQLSHMSDKPYKCSFCKYSTFREDFLVSHMAVKHTGGKPFACEFCHFTTKHKKNLRLHVHCRHADSFEEWAQRHPEEPPCRRRPFFTLQQIEELKQQHRQVQAPAEPEASPPAPLGPVTYQAVQAVPGTEPPILSQDSLEGATIIYEQGVDGSAELATQTALDLLLNMSTQRELATGSLQVAVVKPDDSGEVQASCEPQAQEEGAELDSSEQQQQKLVTLHMADRGETLVQEAYEEAALGGSELQQITIPFGGTTEYSIITPISEEIQAPGTLYSEEEGSAETSHAVVVSEAVMTEVLKDHNNHYIMSSGVPGNQLQHMEPLNGDAAFPLPAEGQETQPAGVKWPLVQCVTRQLQKDSTLSPTSEGQEVTSPKVKWPALQGMARKLSCKVSTAKKLSCKISTAKKFSCKICTAMFTGRAEMESHKRAHIGPSTFKCPDCPFTAALWPEVRSHMVQHASLRPHKCTHCSFASKNKKDLRRHMLTHTNEKPFACQICGQRFNRNGHLKFHMQRLHSSKGKKPEAPAAAAQQTIILNSDEDTLATLQTALQSGQAVLAPERLQQALGQEHIIVAQEQSITSQEEATYIQEITTADGQTVQHLVTSDNQVQYIIAQDGVQHLLPHEYVVVPEGHHIQVQDGQITHIQYEQGSQFLQEPQIQYMPVSPEQQLVTQAQLEAAAHSAVSAVADAAMAQAQSVFTTEATAEQIQQLQQGIHYDVITLAD from the exons GAGGAGGTGTctgagagcagctccagcacggATGCGGTTCCCCGGATTTACCTGCCCGATTCATCCTCCATCGCGCAGTCCACCTTGGTTTCCAGCGTCTCCACCGTGAGCCAGTCCATCATGGTGTCGGAGTCCCCGCAGGTCCTGGTCCACTCCAGCGTCATCAGCGACGGAGCCACGGTTGTGTCAGACTCCACCGCGTCCACCTCCTCGGACCTGGGTTCTGCCATCGACAAAATCATTGAGTCCACCATTGGGCCTGACATCATCCAGA gCTGCATAGCTGTGACCAGTGCTGAAGATGGGGGAGCAGAGACTACTCAGTACCTCATTCTGCAAGGGCCCGATGATG GTGCCCCCATTGTGTCCCAGATGTCCACTTCTGCTCTGGCCAATAGCTTGGCAATAGAAGCTATTGCTGATGGGCCGACCTCCACGTGCCTTGACCAGCCAGGCCCTTCGGAGCAGTCAGAAGCTCTGGAACTGCCCGCGCAGCCGGACCAGGTTCGAGAGGCAGATGGTGGGGAGGAGCTGGACCAGCCGGACTTGGAGACCTTGGAGGAGATGATGGAAGTGGTGGTGGTGCAGCAGTTCAAGTGCAAAATGTGTCAGTACAAGAGTGTCTCCAAGAAAACGCTGATCAACCACATGAAAGAGCGACACTTCCAGCCAG CGGGTTCAGCTTTGACTTTCAAGAAAGGACGTCCACGAAAGGGGGGTTCTGCTCCAAAGTCTGCAGAGGAAGAGgttgcagaggaagaagaagatgatGATATCATGGATGCTGGTGCTATCGATGACCCTGAAG AGGATAGTGACTATAATCCTGCTGAAGATGAGCCCCGTGGGCGACAGCCCAAGAACAACCGCACTGTCCCCACGTCCAGCGAGGAGAGGCCGCGGCGACGCCCAGGGAGGCCCCGCAAGTTTCCTCGCCTGGGGGATGTGCCCCAGGACATGCCCGAAG GAGAGGAGGTGGAGCCCCAGGTGACGTCCCAAAGCACACCcagctgtgagctgcagaaTTCAGAAGCAGCCAGTTCCTCTGGCCTGGAGAACGGGACCAGCGAGAGCTTGGCAGAGCCCAGCATCAGCCAGTCTGACTCGGAGAATAAGGACCCTTCCTCCAACACTGGCCCCGAGGAAGCAGACGTCGTCCCCAGGAGGCGAGGCCGGCCCTCCCGCCGCTTCCTGGGCAAGAAATACCGCAAGTACATGGGGCGCAG GTACTACTACAAATCGCCCAAGCCCTTGATGAGGCCCTACCTTTGTCGGATCTGCGGCTCGCGTTTCCTCACGCACGAGGATCTGCGTTTCCACGTCAACTCACACGAGGCCAATGACCCGCAGCTCTTCAAGTGTCTCCAGTGCAGCTACCGCTCCCGACGCTGGTCCTCCCTCAAG GAACACATGTTCAACCACGTAGGCAGCAAGCCCTACAAGTGCGAGGAGTGCAATTACACCAGCGTGTACAAGAAGGACGTCATCCGACACTCCACAGTGCACAGTCGGGATAG gaaGAAGAGAGCTGATCCG CCTCCAAAGCTGAACTCCTTCCCATGCCCCGTATGCAACCGTATCTACCCCATGCAGAAGAGGCTTACTCAGCACATGAAGACACACAGCACGGAGAAGCCGCACATGTGTGACAAG TGTGGGAAGTCCTTTAAGAAGCGCTACACGTTCAAGATGCACCTGCTGACACATATCCAGGCCATTGCTAACCGCAG GTTCAAATGTGAGTTCTGTGACTACGTCTGCGAGGACAAAAAGGTCCTGCTGAACCACCAGCTGTCACATATGAGCGACAAGCCCTACAAGTGCAGCTTCTGCAAGTACTCCACCTTCCGGGAGGACTTCCTGGTCTCACACATGGCCGTCAAGCACACGG GAGGGAAGCCCTTTGCCTGTGAGTTCTGTCACTTCACCACCAAGCACAAGAAGAACCTGCGCCTCCACGTGCACTGCCGCCATGCCGACTCCTTCGAGGAGTGGGCACAGAGGCACCCCGAGGAGCCGCcctgccgccgccgcccctTCTTCACCCTGCAGCAGATCGaggagctgaagcagcagcaccgcCAAGTGCAGGCCCCAGCTGAGCCAGAGGCCAGTCCACCT GCCCCTCTCGGCCCTGTCACCTACCAGGCGGTGCAGGCAGTGCCCGGGACGGAGCCTCCCATCCTTTCTCAGGATTCTCTGGAGGGGGCCACCATTATCTATGAACAAG GTGTGGATGGATCGGCAGAGCTCGCCACGCAGACCGCCCTGGATCTTTTGCTGAACATGAGTACTCAGCGAGAGCTTGCTACGGGCTCGCTGCAG GTGGCAGTAGTGAAACCAGATGATTCAGGAGAGGTGCAGGCCTCTTGTGAACCACAGGCACAGGAGGAAGGGGCGGAGCTGGAttcctctgagcagcagcagcagaagttggTGACACTGCACATGGCAGACCGTGGGGAGACGCTGGTGCAGGAGGCTTACGAGGAGGCGGCCCTGGgtggctcagagctgcagcagatcACTATTCCCTTTGGCGGGACAACGGAGTACAGCATCATTACACCCATTAGTGAGGAGATTCAGGCTCCAGGCACGCTGTACAG TGAGGAGGAGGGCTCTGCAGAGACTTCACACGCAGTCGTGGTGAGCGAAGCTGTGATGACAGAGGTTCTGAAGGACCATAACAACCACTACATCATGTCATCCGGTGTCCCAGGGAACCAGCTGCAACACATGGAG CCCCTCAATGGAGATGCTGCCTTCCCTTTGCCGGCAGAGGGCCAGGAGACACAGCCAGCTGGTGTCAAGTGGCCCCTGGTGCAGTGTGTCACCCGGCAGCTTCAGAAGGACTCAACTTTGTCCCCCACCTCTGAAGGGCAAGAAGTCACGTCCCCCAAGGTCAAGTGGCCTGCACTCCAAGGCATGGCCAGGAAGCTCTCGTGCAAGGTTTCCACAGCCAAGAAGCTCTCATGCAAGATTTCCACAGCCAAAAAGTTTTCCTGCAAGATTTGCACAGCCATGTTTACAGGGAGAGCAGAAATGGAGAGTCACAAGAGAGCCCACATTGGGCCCAGCACCTTCAAGTGTCCTGACTGTCCATTCACTGCAGCCCTCTGGCCAGAGGTTCGG AGCCACATGGTCCAGCATGCCAGCCTTCGGCCACACAAGTGCACCCACTGCAGCTTTGCCTCCAAGAACAAGAAGGACCTGCGCAGACACATGCTAACACACACCAATGAGAAGCCCTTTGCCTGCCAGATTTGTGGGCAGAG GTTCAACCGTAATGGACACCTCAAGTTCCACATGCAGCGTTTGCACAGCTCAAAGGGGAAGAAGCCAGAGgcgcctgcagctgctgcccagcagacCATCATACTGAACAGTGATGAGGACACACTGGCCACCCTGCAGA CGGCTCTGCAGTCCGGGCAGGCGGTGCTGGCCCCCGAGCGGCTACAGCAGGCGCTGGGGCAGGAGCACATCATTGTTGCTCAGGAGCAGAGCATCACGAGCCAG GAGGAGGCAACATACATCCAGGAGATCACTACCGCCGACGGACAGACAGTACAGCACTTAGTGACATCTGACAACCAG GTTCAATACATCATTGCCCAGGATGGCGTGCAGCACTTGCTTCCCCACGAGTACGTTGTTGTCCCGGAAGGACATCACATCCAG GTACAGGATGGTCAGATCACTCACATCCAGTACGAACAAGGtagccagtttctccaggagccACAG ATCCAGTACATGCCTGTCTCACCTGAGCAGCAGCTTGTCACCCAGGCtcagctggaagcagctgctCACTCAGCAGTCTCAG cagtggCTGATGCTGCCATGGCTCAGGCACAGAGCGTGTTCACCACGGAGGCAACGGCTGAGCAGATCCAGCAGTTGCAGCAGGGAATCCACTACGATGTCATCACGCTGGCGGATTAG